DNA sequence from the Clostridia bacterium genome:
TTATGTATGTAGGGGGGATGATGAGAACCCCCAAAAACGGCCAATGTATCAAAAAAATGGCTAAATAGCTATTCTAAATAACTATCGAGTATTACGAAAAGAGTGTGGCTGCCGGCCTTCCGGCTTCGAATCCCTCCCTCTCCGCCATACATAAAAGAACATAACTGCTGAATAAGCAGTTTTTTTATTTGCTTGCATAACAGGTTATATCCAATGCCAGAAACGGCGAAACTTGCATATGAAAATTATGGTATAATATGTTAAAATAAGTAATATTATTTGAAAGTAGGTGTTATTTTGAAAAGAATATTAATAGTCCTTATAGTTGCTATGTGTTTTCTATTTTCTATAGTGTCAGTATATGCTGATACTACACCTAAAACCACTACTGAATTTATATCAAAAATAGAGCAATTGTTTGATGAAGCTAAATATGAAGAGGCGTTAAACTATACAGATATGGCATTAAAGTTGGATAGTAAGTCAGCAGTGTTATATGCTATTAAAGGGAAAACTCTGGCGATACTTGGAAAAGCAGATGAGGCAATACAGAATTATGATCTCGCAATAAAGCTGGAACCTAGTAATGTAGATTATTATAGTGAAAAAGGTGCTATATTGGAAAACAATAACTTATATCAGGATGCAGTAGCTTGCTATGATAAAATTATTCAGTTAGCCCCTGGCAGTGAGGTTTATGAAAAGAAAGGAAATGCTCTATATAGACTCGGTAAATTTATAGAGGCTGAAGCATGTTATGATACCGCTATTAAGTTAAATGACATTCCGGTACGTAGCTATATACATAAAGGAGATGTTTTAGCCGCAATAGATAGACAAAATGATGCATTAAAGGTATATGATGAAGCAATTAAAGTAAATCCAAGCTGGGAAGGATTCATACTTGGTAATAAAGGTGATGTGTATTCTGATATGGGAAGTTATCAGGAGGCATTGAAGTGCTACGATAGAGCAATACTATTGGACAACGATGAATACAGCTATAATAAAAAAGGTGAAGTATTGGTAATTTTAGGAGAATACGAAGAAGCTATTTTATGTTATGACAAAGCAATTGAAATAGACTCCAATTATGATATCGCATTTAAAAATAAGGGTGAGGCATTGGAATATTTAGGGAAGTACGAAGAAGCTATTATGAGCTATGATAAAGCAATTATGTTAGATCCTTATTATGATGTTACATATTATAGTAAAGGTAATTCATTACGGCTATGGGGTAAATATGAAGAAGCAATTAAGTGTTATGATAAAGCAATTGCAATAAATCCTGATTATTATAATGCATATATTAATAAGGGTATAGCACTATATAATTTGAGCAAATATGAAGAAGCAATTAAGTGTTATGAAGAAGCAATTGCAATAAATCCTAACGATCCTACGGCATATAATGATAGAGGCTGGGTATTGACATATTTTAGTAAATATGATGAAGCTATTTTGTATTTTGATAAAGCAATTGCATTAAATCCTAATTATGATTATGCATATAATAATAAAAGTTTAGTATTTTTAAAATTAGGAAAATATGAAGATGCTATTAAATGTTATGAGAGCATAATAAAAGTTAACCCCAAATATGATCCGGCATACTATAACATAGCCTTTACATATGCCAAAATGGGTAAAGCAAAGGAAACTCTTGAGAATCTTAGGAAGGCCATTGAACTAAATTCGGAATATAAAATACGGGCAAAAGATGGTGAAGATTTTAATTTTATTAAGAACACTAAAGAGTTTAAAGCACTAGTTACTCCATAATTTATGGAGAATAAGCAAATAGAGTTTTGGATATAAGAGACAAATAGGCCTTCTGATTTTATATTTCAGGAGGCCTATTTTAATAACTTGTTGCCGCTTTATCATTAGTCAAAATGCTGAAAGGCAGTTTTTTATTTGCCACATAGCAGGGCTCAACCCCCCCTCTCCGTTAGCTATACACCTAAATTCTGTGGAGGGATTCCAAAAATTCCTATTGACACGGCAGATTGTCTCATGCTAAAATCTTTAAAATTGCATATTAGAAATACTCTTATCCAGAGTGGCGGAGGGACTGGCCCGATGAAGCCCAACAACCAGCATTCTCATTCGAATGCAACGGTGTTAATTCCTGCAGTACATAGTACTGATAGATGAGAGAGGGTTTAGCTTCTATACTTATTTTTGGTGTATTTGCAGCCTCTTTCATATTGAAAGAGGCTTTTATTATGCAAATTAATATTTAGGAGGAAAGATTATGAGTGAAAGAAAGTTCAATTTTGATACGCTGCAGGTCCATGCAGGACAGAAGGCGGACCCTACTACGGGATCCAGAGCGGTGCCCATTTACCAGACCACATCCTATGTTTTTGAAAATGTTGAGCATGCTGCCAACCTCTTTGCCCTCAAAGAGCCCGGAAATATCTATACTAGGATTATGAACCCTACTACTGATGTATTCGAACAGCGCGTGGCTGCATTGGAAGGCGGGGTAGGTGCTTTGGCTGTAGCGTCCGGTTCAGCTGCTGTTACCTATGCGATTTTGAACATTGCAGGGACGAGAGATGAAATCGTATCGGCCAGTACGTTGTATGGCGGAACCTACAACCTGTTCAAATCCACTCTGCCTAAGTACGGGATAAATACCACATTCGTCGATTCCGATGAGCCGGAAAACTTCAGGAAAGCAATCAACAGCCGTACAAAAGCGCTCTACATAGAAACAATCGGAAATCCCGGCATCAATCTGACAGACATAGAAGCAATTGCTAAGATTGCCCATGAAAACGGCCTGCCCCTTATCGTAGATAATACCTTCGGGACGCCTTACCTGATCAAACCGATCGAATTCGGTGCCGATATTATTGTGCATTCCGCAACTAAGTTTATTGGAGGCCATGGTACTTCCATCGGAGGCATCATTGTAGATTCCGGCAGCTTTGACTGGGCAGGCAGCGGCAAATTTCCAGGCCTTACCGAGCCGGACCCCAGCTACCATGATGTCAGCTATTCTGAAACCTTTGGAGCAGCCGCCTTTATTGTAAAGGCAAGAGTCCAGCTGCTTAGGGATACCGGTGCCTGCATCAGTCCCTTTAACGCATTTTTATTGCTGCAAGGGCTGGAAACTTTGTCCCTTAGGGTGGAAAGGCATGTATCCAATGCAAAACGGGTAGCAGAGTTTCTTTCAAGCCATCCCCTGGTGACCTGGGTGAACTATCCCAGCTTGGAGGACAGCAAATACTATAAGCTAGCACAAAAATACCTTCCTAAGGGAGCGGGTTCCATCTTTACCTTTGGTATAAAGGGCGGTGTGGAAGCAGGGAAGAAGTTCATTGACAGCCTGGAGATCTTTTCGCTTCTGGCCAATGTGGCAGATGCTAAGTCTCTGGTCATTCATCCAGCCAGCACCACTCATGCCCAACTCTCAGAAGCTGACCAAAAGGCGGCAGGAGTATTGCCGGACATGATTCGACTGTCAATAGGTATTGAGGATGTTGAGGACTTGATTTGGGATCTGGATCAGGCTTTAAGAAAGTCAATCGAATAGATTGGAGGAATGAGTAATGCCCATCAATATTGCAGATGATTTACCGGCAGTGGAAACGCTAAACGGTGAAAATATATTCGTAATGACCGAGACGCGGGCGTGCCATCAGGACATCCGACCGCTGAAAATAGCTATATTGAACCTGATGCCGACCAAAATTTCAACAGAAACCCAGCTTCTGAGATTGCTGGGAAATTCACCTCTCCAGGTGGATATCACACTGCTGCACCCCAAGTCGCACCTTTCAAAGAATACATCGCAGGAGCATCTTTTTAGGTTTTACAATACCTTTGAAGACATCAGGAATGAGAAATATGATGGGTTGGTTATAACCGGAGCGCCGGTGGAAAAGATGCCCTTTGAAGAAGTGGGTTATTGGGAGGAGCTATGCGAAATAATGGATTGGAGCTTGCACCACGTTTACTCGACTCTCCATATCTGTTGGGGGGCTCAGGCAGGCTTGCACCACCATTACGGCATTCCAAAATATGATTTGGATAAAAAGATGTTCGGGAATTTCCCACATAAAATAAATCGCAAAAACGTCATGCTTTTCAGAGGCTTTGATGATGTGTTCTATGCGCCGCATTCCCGACATACAGAAATCCGGCGGGAGGATATCCAAGCGGTAGCAGATTTGGAGCTGCTGGCTGAATCGGAAAAAGCCGGAGTATACATTGTCGCTGCAAAAAACGGAAGACAGATCTTCGTGACGGGACATTCGGAATATGATCCTCTGACCTTGAAAAACGAGTATGACAGAGATGTCAAAGCAGGATTGCCTATAGAGGTCCCCTACTGCTATTATCCCGGGGATGATCCTTCTAAAGAGCCTGTCGTGATCTGGAGGGGGCATGCCAATTTGCTCTTTTCAAATTGGTTGAACTATTATGTTTATCAGGAAACGCCTTATAACCTGGGAGAAATCGGCTAAAAATGAAAGCTGGGGAGAATCTCCCCAGCTTGAATACTATTTCTATTTTGCGAAAGAACTTCTTATGTTTGATATGTGGGATACTATTTTCCTTGCTACCTCAGGGCGATTCATCGTATATAGATGTATTCCGTCTGCGTCGGAGGAGAGAAGGTCTATTATCTGTTCTGTTGCATAGGCAATGCCCGCTTCCTTCAATGCTTCAGGGTTATCTCCGTATTTGTCCAGGATACGCTTGAACTTAACCGGGAGTGAGGCGCCGCATAAGCCTGTTATACGTTCAATCTGTTTTTTGTTTATTACCGGCATTATACCTGCGGAAACAGGCAATGAAACCCCCAGTATATCAAGCTTTTCCAGAAAAGAGTAAAAGAGATTGTTATCAAAGAAAAGCTGTGTTATTAAAAAGTCAGCTCCGCATTCAACCTTCTGTTTAAGGTGCTCCATACCTGCAGAAATATCGCGGCATTCGATATGACCTTCGGGGTAGCAGGCTGCACCGATACAGAAGTCAGAGCTTTTTATATGGGTTATAAGGTCCTTTGCATATCTGTAGTGGAAATTACCTGAGGTGGTGAAGCTTTCGACCTCAGGAATATCTCCCCTGAGTGCCAGAACGTTTTCTATATTGCTTTCCCTCAGTTGTTTAAGCGTGCATTCAATATCTTCCTTTTTTGAACCTATACAGGTGAGATGTGCAAGAGCCTCTATGTTATATTTGTTTTTAATAATATCAGCAATTTTCACTGTGTGAGCTCTGCTGCTGCCGCCAGCACCGTAGGTTACGCTTATAAAACCCGGCTTCAAGTCTGACAGTGCAGCTATGGTATCAAGTACAGTATCTATTGAGGCTTCTGGTTTTGGCGGGAATATTTCCAGGGATATAACCGGTTTGTTGTTAAATAGTTCCTTTATCTTCATATATATTCTCCTCTCAGGGTTTTGTTGGTAAGAAAAGTTATAAGCAAACAAAAAGGCTGCTTTCTGATAGGAAAGCAGCCTGAATACGGCTCGTAAAGTACAAAGTACTTTAGGTATATGCTATCCTTATCTCTCAGAATATTTAAATTCTGCAGGATTTGACACCGCTGCATTCGAATGAGAATGCCGGTTGTCGGGCTTCATCGGGCCAGTCCCTCCACCACTCTGGATAAGTATTGTACATTTAATTTTTGTAGCTTATTGGAGATTGTATTTTATTTTCAGGAATTTGTCAATACATCGTTGGGAATATCTATTGATATTTTGATAAATTAATACCGACTATTATATGCAAACGCAATAGAATATTACTACAGCCTGATAATTGCTTATTGCATTTTTTGCCAGGTTAAGTATACTATAGTATAAATTGGAGGGCTGCATATGTACATAGATAGAAAAGAGGCCCTGAGATATATGGGATATCGAGGGCAGAAAATAGCTGATAACCTGCAATGCCTCTTGGATGACTGCATTGATGAGGTTATGGATATATCAAAAAATAGCTTTATATACGAGATCTTTGACATAGAGAGAAGGGAAGACGGCTTATGCATGAAAGGGTCTACTCTTATCCTGCGTGGAGAAGCTATTCATGCACATCTGCAGAAAGCTGAAAAGTGTGCGGTAATGGCAGTGACTCTGGGCCTTGAGGTAGATAGGCGCATAGCCTTTTATTCAAAGACAGACCTGACAAAAAGCCTGGTATTCGATGCATGTGCCGCAGCAGCGGTGGAATCCCTGTGTGATATTGTTCAGAGCGAGATAGCATCAAAGGCTATGACTATGGAGCTTGAGATTACGTCAAGATTCAGTCCTGGTTATGGAGACTTTTCTATAGATATTCAGCGGGAGATAGCCAAGGTACTGAAGACTTATGAGAAGATAGGCCTTAGTGTGAATGAAAGCAGCATAATGATCCCAAGAAAGTCGGTAACTGCTGTAATTAGTTTACAGTATGATAAGTGCAGCGTAAAAAGTCATAAATGTAATAACTGTGAAGATAAATATTGCTTATACAGAAAGGACGGTGCCGATGATGAGCAACAAGCTTAACTATGATGGATTCCTGGTATTTGACGGAGGCATGGGAACAATGCTTCAGGCTTATGGGTTAAAAGCGGGAGAATTGCCCGAAAGCTGCAATATCATGAATTCCGATATGATACTGCAAATACATAAAGCCTACATAGCGGCAGGCGCAGATATAATTACCACGAACACCTTTGGAGCTAACAGATATAAGCTTATGGACTCAGGCCTCAGCGTAGATAAAGTTATAAGGAGCGCGGTAAGAATAGCAAGGGAAGCAGCAGGAGATAAGCTTGTTGCTCATGACATAGGCCCTATAGGCCAGCTTATGGAGCCCTATGGCACATTATCCTTTCAGGATGCTTATGATGC
Encoded proteins:
- a CDS encoding tetratricopeptide repeat protein → MKRILIVLIVAMCFLFSIVSVYADTTPKTTTEFISKIEQLFDEAKYEEALNYTDMALKLDSKSAVLYAIKGKTLAILGKADEAIQNYDLAIKLEPSNVDYYSEKGAILENNNLYQDAVACYDKIIQLAPGSEVYEKKGNALYRLGKFIEAEACYDTAIKLNDIPVRSYIHKGDVLAAIDRQNDALKVYDEAIKVNPSWEGFILGNKGDVYSDMGSYQEALKCYDRAILLDNDEYSYNKKGEVLVILGEYEEAILCYDKAIEIDSNYDIAFKNKGEALEYLGKYEEAIMSYDKAIMLDPYYDVTYYSKGNSLRLWGKYEEAIKCYDKAIAINPDYYNAYINKGIALYNLSKYEEAIKCYEEAIAINPNDPTAYNDRGWVLTYFSKYDEAILYFDKAIALNPNYDYAYNNKSLVFLKLGKYEDAIKCYESIIKVNPKYDPAYYNIAFTYAKMGKAKETLENLRKAIELNSEYKIRAKDGEDFNFIKNTKEFKALVTP
- a CDS encoding homocysteine synthase, which codes for MSERKFNFDTLQVHAGQKADPTTGSRAVPIYQTTSYVFENVEHAANLFALKEPGNIYTRIMNPTTDVFEQRVAALEGGVGALAVASGSAAVTYAILNIAGTRDEIVSASTLYGGTYNLFKSTLPKYGINTTFVDSDEPENFRKAINSRTKALYIETIGNPGINLTDIEAIAKIAHENGLPLIVDNTFGTPYLIKPIEFGADIIVHSATKFIGGHGTSIGGIIVDSGSFDWAGSGKFPGLTEPDPSYHDVSYSETFGAAAFIVKARVQLLRDTGACISPFNAFLLLQGLETLSLRVERHVSNAKRVAEFLSSHPLVTWVNYPSLEDSKYYKLAQKYLPKGAGSIFTFGIKGGVEAGKKFIDSLEIFSLLANVADAKSLVIHPASTTHAQLSEADQKAAGVLPDMIRLSIGIEDVEDLIWDLDQALRKSIE
- the metA gene encoding homoserine O-succinyltransferase, with the translated sequence MPINIADDLPAVETLNGENIFVMTETRACHQDIRPLKIAILNLMPTKISTETQLLRLLGNSPLQVDITLLHPKSHLSKNTSQEHLFRFYNTFEDIRNEKYDGLVITGAPVEKMPFEEVGYWEELCEIMDWSLHHVYSTLHICWGAQAGLHHHYGIPKYDLDKKMFGNFPHKINRKNVMLFRGFDDVFYAPHSRHTEIRREDIQAVADLELLAESEKAGVYIVAAKNGRQIFVTGHSEYDPLTLKNEYDRDVKAGLPIEVPYCYYPGDDPSKEPVVIWRGHANLLFSNWLNYYVYQETPYNLGEIG
- the metF gene encoding methylenetetrahydrofolate reductase [NAD(P)H] translates to MKIKELFNNKPVISLEIFPPKPEASIDTVLDTIAALSDLKPGFISVTYGAGGSSRAHTVKIADIIKNKYNIEALAHLTCIGSKKEDIECTLKQLRESNIENVLALRGDIPEVESFTTSGNFHYRYAKDLITHIKSSDFCIGAACYPEGHIECRDISAGMEHLKQKVECGADFLITQLFFDNNLFYSFLEKLDILGVSLPVSAGIMPVINKKQIERITGLCGASLPVKFKRILDKYGDNPEALKEAGIAYATEQIIDLLSSDADGIHLYTMNRPEVARKIVSHISNIRSSFAK
- a CDS encoding vitamin B12 dependent-methionine synthase activation domain-containing protein, whose product is MYIDRKEALRYMGYRGQKIADNLQCLLDDCIDEVMDISKNSFIYEIFDIERREDGLCMKGSTLILRGEAIHAHLQKAEKCAVMAVTLGLEVDRRIAFYSKTDLTKSLVFDACAAAAVESLCDIVQSEIASKAMTMELEITSRFSPGYGDFSIDIQREIAKVLKTYEKIGLSVNESSIMIPRKSVTAVISLQYDKCSVKSHKCNNCEDKYCLYRKDGADDEQQA